CATGATTTAAGCATACGAttgaaaaaaaattctctttctcgtaatttatataaatacatattatcttaataaataaaattatttttttcataataatttttttaatcatatgaatGAGTGAATATGGATCCCCTCTTTGTTATAAATTACTCGCGATAAACTTTGGTAACATTAGACCCTTTTTATTCAACATTGACTGCGCACCAATATTTGACCCTCCGTTTCTCATCTATAACCCAGCAGGGACATTAGAAGCTCTCACAAGATGTTTCCATGGTGGGTAAAGAGCTGTCCTTGGCACTTCACATCAAGACATGTCTCCATAATGCACGGAGACTTTGGGGAAAGCATTCGAGCTGTCCTCTCTCTCGGGAGCCATGTTGAGTTACTTGCCACCAATTAATGCCATCAAATCAGAAATTATTGGAGCAAATAAGCCATTATTTGGCCACCATGAACCACCATCATGTTTCCACCGTGAAAAGCTTTGGTCGACATCAGCAGCAGTCAATGTTGGAAAACAATATGAGATACAAAATGCACCACAACAAATCTAAGATGAATAGGGTGTAAAGAAGCACGGTCAACCTTGTTGCTTATTTTTAATGTGCCCTGTAAACGTCACAAGCTTTTCTCACCCGCGAACTTTCTCCACTCACGGAGTCGTGCGGGCCCCACTTCACCCGCGCACTCTCTGTTTTGCCCCTTACCCCTTCTCTTTGTTCCAAATTTTCACCGCCTGACCGAGCAATATGGTTTCCATCTTTTTTGCCATtactctccctctctctcgcgGGCACACACAAAACAATACCATACATATCCTTCTTATATAAATGGCATCGGAGGCTCATCTTCCCCACCACAACACTGGTAAACGGCGTGCACGCGTAGTGGTGGAGATTCCACCCCTTGCTCTTCTTCCCCGTCGATCCACTCGTCGTCAATCTTCTCTACTGCTCAAGGTTGCTGCCTCTCCTCCAGCTTCTGAGGTATATGCATCGGTGTCTACCATGCACATGATAGCTTTTCCGATGCTACTGCTGTTATATGGTTGCCTGCAGAGAACAAGGATGAGCCGCCGCAGCAACCATGGGAAGAGTCACAAGGTTGACCTGAAGCTGAACCTTGCGCCGCCGATGAGGGAAGACGCATCAAGAAGGGCAGCCACCGTCGTCGACTCCCcccgtgggtcgtcgtcatcctcCTCGTGCCTATCGTCGGAGACCGAGCAGGGGCTGCCGTGCCAAACCAGCCCCGAGGCGACGTCGATGGTGCTCGCCGCCTGCCCCCGATGCCTCATGTACGTGATGCTCCCCGAGGAGGACCCCAAGTGCTGCCCCAAGTGCAAAAACGCCGTTCTTCTCGACTTCCTCTGCAGCAACAGGAAAACCTGAACCAGtctcgtcctctctctctctctctctctctctctctctctctctcctgtttccccttctcttcctgctaaagatgatgcaaacatggacacaaaggaTCAACTCAGTACTGTGATGATTAAATGTGCATGAATAGAGTGGATGCATGTCATGGTTAGGCTAAGTGCTTCCAAAGTGAAGAGGGTTGGGGGCAATGGCAGTTGGGGGATATGGAAAAGGTAGACTACTTTGGATTGGAACACCATAAAAATCAATTTAATGCAACAGTGGGGAACTACGTCAGATGATAAATGCCATTTATTTCCACCCCTCACCTCTTCGTCTTGACCAGTCAACCATTTGCTTCGTCTCTGAATGCATACAACGGAACGTAATTGCACCACTTAATGCGACGCCCATCACACCGTTGCCATATTCGAGCTTCCTTCCCACGTTGAGCGGCAGCATTTTATTCTGATATCTGAAGAAACAAAAGTGAAGAAAACAGGTGTTAGAACAGATGTCATCGAGCAAAGAGAAGCATGAACAAGAAGAACTGTTTTCTAAATGCACTGATATAGGAATAACAGCACAGATATCACACagacaaaacaaaaaacaaattgCTTTCTGTATGCACCGATGTAAGTCCTATCACGACACTCAAATCTAACCCCCTATGACCATCCGGATCATATTGGGCATTTCATGTTCCCATCAACAATTTGTTCATCTCCTTTTCCTTTTACAAAGTTTAAACTATATCATTGAAAGCAACAAAGACGTGCCAAGCGATGCAGAAATACAAGTTCCAAGTTCTGAAGCAGAGTTGGCAGATCATAAGTTTGTCAAAGCAGAGCAGAAAATATGGAAGCCCACAACACACTTCAAAATCTAGTCCTGTGTGACGAAGCTGACACATGCAACTCAACAAAAAGGGTTCGATAAGGAAAAGAATTGGCACAAGCTTTCACCAGAGATCGGCACTTTATAAAACTGATATCCTGCGACAATGACCAGTACTTGTTTGTTTATTTGGTTTTCACTCCACAAAAGCTGATAGTTTCTGGAGAAATCCCTGAATCTTTTAATAAACAGATACAGGGTATCAAACCATCACACAGTACCAGACAGCTGAAGAACAAGGAACAAGTTTTTGGATGGGCCAAAATATAttgattctaatatatatttttcaactaTATATAAATCTTTATCTAAATTATCATAGAATCTAATATGTAATATAAGGTACTTGTAACACCCATTTGCTTATTATTGTGTAACATGCAAATATGTAATAAGTGACAGTACCATTCTGTATCTTAGTTTGGCATGTTCTAGGATTTCTATgtaatatttgatacttgaattcgccttaaAGCTAGATATTGGCcacatatttaaaaattaaaaaccttgctcTCCCAGTCAACCTGGCAGTAAACAGAAAATAGAACATTACAATTTAAAGATTTAAACATGAATAAAATAAAccacaaaaaaaataattaagaagaTGATGCCATGCGGATATCCTATATTGCCCTTTCCCAGCATCTTTTTGATTGCTCCATATTATAGCTTGCTTCTTTTCATCCATAGAGAATCTTCACTAAGCTTGGACGGGTGTCTTTCCCCAGAATGATACTCCTTTCTACCTTGTTTTGGTGTCTTGACACCATCGGGTGCCTATCTGGTGATCCAAGTGAATTGGGTCCAGATATTTTTGATAGTCTTCCTTCTTCTCTAACACTTCTCCCTCTTTCTGTTAGACTTAGCCAAAAGTTCTCTCAAATAATTCTCTCCCTCTCTTTTATCAATAAATCTTTCTACCCATAGAACCAAAAGGGCTATCCATCCGGAAGTCTTTCTACCCATAGAACCATAAGTGCTATCCATCTGGACGTCCTCGT
The window above is part of the Musa acuminata AAA Group cultivar baxijiao chromosome BXJ2-6, Cavendish_Baxijiao_AAA, whole genome shotgun sequence genome. Proteins encoded here:
- the LOC103987684 gene encoding protein GL2-INTERACTING REPRESSOR 1-like — its product is MASEAHLPHHNTGKRRARVVVEIPPLALLPRRSTRRQSSLLLKVAASPPASERTRMSRRSNHGKSHKVDLKLNLAPPMREDASRRAATVVDSPRGSSSSSSCLSSETEQGLPCQTSPEATSMVLAACPRCLMYVMLPEEDPKCCPKCKNAVLLDFLCSNRKT